The following are encoded in a window of Alosa sapidissima isolate fAloSap1 chromosome 10, fAloSap1.pri, whole genome shotgun sequence genomic DNA:
- the LOC121721144 gene encoding steroid 21-hydroxylase, whose product MQVWLESAGVGLLFALLLLVASLFKQRGYQNNDQTNHEPKGCLQSPPLSATLPGPPSLPLLGNMLELMQEHLPSHLTTLARRYGNIYRLKFGNNTMVVLSGSDIIREALVKKWTDFAGRPHSFTGDIVSGGGCSISLGDYSDEWKLHRRLVHSALQRCTAESLHSLIQQQALKLRKVLLEYNETAVDLSEDFTVAASNVITTLAFGKQYNKTSPELQCLHGCLNEIVALWGSSWISALDSFPILRKLPNPPFSRLLKEVSRRDDIIRTYLKELKVEDDGIKERGALTAFLKKQEKTEGESQRSTLTDTHVHMTTVDLLIGGTETTAAWLSWTVAFLLHRPEIQHKVHEEMCSVLEARYPDYKDRHRLPHLSALISEVLRLRPVAPLAVPHRAIRNSSIAGYFIPKDTVIIPNLFGAHHDPTVWRDPYSFKPERFLEADGALLRSLLPFSGGARLCLGESVAKMEIFLFTAYLLRDFELLHPGDKECLPDLKGVASVVLKTKPFKVIVRPRA is encoded by the exons ATGCAGGTCTGGTTAGAGAGTGCAGGAGTTGGGCTGCTTTTTGCTCTTTTGTTGCTGGTGGCCAGTCTCTTCAAACAGAGAGGATATCAGAACAATGACCAGACTAACCACGAGCCCAAAG GCTGTTTACAATCTCCCCCTCTATCTGCAACTCTACCtggccctccttctctccctctccttggcAACATGTTGGAGCTCATGCAAGAGCACCTACCTAGTCATCTGACAACTTTGGCACGTCGCTATGGAAACATCTACCGTCTCAAATTTGGCAACAACA CCATGGTGGTCCTAAGTGGAAGTGACATCATTAGAGAAGCTCTGgtaaagaaatggacagactTTGCTGGGAGACCACACTCTTTCACAG GTGACATTGTTTCTGGAGGAGGCTGCTCCATCTCCCTGGGCGACTACAGTGATGAGTGGAAGCTGCACCGGCGCCTGGTCCACAGTGCCCTGCAGCGCTGCACAGCTGAGTCTCTTCACTCCCTCATTCAGCAGCAGGCTCTCAAACTGAGAAAa GTGCTGCTAGAATATAATGAAACTGCAGTTGATCTCTCTGAGGATTTCACTGTTGCTGCCAGTAATGTTATTACTACTCTTGCCTTTGGGAAACAG TACAACAAGACTTCCCCCGAGCTGCAGTGCCTCCACGGCTGTCTGAATGAGATCGTGGCACTGTGGGGCTCTTCTTGGATCTCAGCACTGGATTCCTTTCCCATTCTTCGA AAACTGCCAAATCCTCCTTTCTCTCGTCTCCTGAAAGAAGTGTCAAGGAGAGATGACATCATTCGGACATACTTGAAAGAACTAAAG GTGGAAGATGATGGCATAAAAGAAAGGGGTGCTCTTACAGCCTTTCTGAAGAAACAggagaagacagagggagagtctCAGAGGTCG ACACTGACGGACACTCATGTGCACATGACCACAGTGGATCTGTTAATTGGTGGGACGGAGACCACAGCGGCCTGGCTGAGCTGGACTGTGGCTTTCCTCCTCCACAGACCAGAG ATCCAACACAAAGTGCATGAGGAGATGTGCTCGGTGCTGGAGGCCCGCTACCCAGACTACAAGGACCGGCACCGGCTGCCTCACCTGTCCGCTCTCATCAGTGAGGTGCTCAGACTGAGACCTGTAGCCCCACTGGCTGTGCCTCACAGAGCCATCAGGAATAGCAG CATTGCAGGGTATTTCATACCAAAAGACACAGTGATCATTCCTAACCTTTTTGGAGCCCACCATGATCCTACAGTATGGAGAGACCCTTACAGCTTCAAACCAG AGCGCTTTTTAGAGGCTGATGGAGCGTTGCTTCGTTCCCTTCTGCCGTTCAGTGGAGGAGCTCGGTTGTGTCTGGGAGAGTCTGTTGCAAAGATGGAGATTTTCCTGTTTACAGCTTACCTGCTGCGAGATTTTGAACTTCTTCATCCTGGCGATAAGGAATGTCTGCCCGATCTAAAAGGAGTGGCCAGTGTGGTGCTGAAGACCAAGCCATTCAAAGTTATTGTCCGCCCAAGGGCATAG
- the tnxba gene encoding tenascin, producing MLISIAVLLLLCPLSSLQTPTSLKRNTTGTSLPSPGVTLSLPKPITTTLNAKQKTQSPPLPPKSSPAKANQTFVLSSPAKTTPAPVAKVLKEKAAPHSHPIKVVITDGCAQKDQKKEANRTSVAQEKELTLKPGSPLVMTHHISLVPSTCIGGCEAEMAALKGRVEYLEKEMVAMKKICTSCSAGRCPNNCSDQGRCEDGKCVCNAGFSGADCSSSACPSNCNKKGKCVKGKCVCNPGFSGMDCSKGSEKKTKVTVETVTMKVTPESNAIKETTTTTVKKTKADKTLFMKKTEADKEQKKVLVVKKEEQGKGSDASQTKAKTIVKTSILKTDIVTKVTAKTPAPSNGTKTGKTVVKTVGQVFLKQSGRRPEQATKGKTEVRKIDTKVKVTTKQESTADKSSLKKVQLKDQPILNVTQTSVKKTNGLTELVKGSKASVNGTSSEKTVLKTTKVVKTTGTQATNSTVKVTVKTGLVKLKPTLTNATATEKDKKLFQANATIVLKEGPVVKKKVESQLNVTIEAKLYTKQTNKTSSKSASSVVTVVVQNITSTSFILTWEASQGLFRNFTVSRRELPAGVEDKEEEVVGEEAEKGKFEKQDVTVTGNLTELIKQSTNKTASSTKLHVSSTTKAEGKNVRKFTQVLSGTARSFQFRNLRPQTHYALSLFGTAPGFRSKIYRVIVTTGPEPPSEMVFTNITETSVSVSWTKPKNTVTGFKVIYTNTATGASGSLTMDSQLSTVVISKLSAGSSYEISVTSTLESSESDAVTATVITAPDSPTNLQAVNVTDTKALLAWKPAQAKVDRYILSYGSSKSPNVTVTVMLSGSTMEHQLRGLHRATLYTVRLVSQLNSLQSSQVSTTFTTASGVKVQAVAPSTVTSRSALITWKAPHVAFKTYKLTYQVPGQEAKEVLLSPTVIQYELTGLLAGSNYSVKVEGEKEGSYVTVVSTEFTTGPGAVRFPHPTDCSQVQLNGVQESGEAEIFPEGQEGEAVLVYCDMETEGGGWTVFQRRVDGKTDFFRGWKDYSKGFGFLSDEFWLGNDHLHTLTRSTPMSLRVDLHSGNDTAYAHYANFSIASEENNYTIYVSGYSGNAGDSLRYHSGRPFSTKDKDPHPLSIHCAKAYMGGWWYKNCYKANLNGLYATFSENQGVVWIDWKGKDTSIPFTEMKLRPASFPSATQG from the exons ATGCTCATCTCCATAGCTGTGCTCCtccttctctgccccctctcctcccttcagACTCCAACCAGTCTCAAGAGGAATACCACTGGCACCAGCCTGCCCAGTCCTGGGGTCACCCTCAGCCTCCCCAAACCCATCACCACAACTCTAAATGCCAAACAGAAAACCCAGAGTCCACCTTTACCGCCAAAGTCTAGCCCTGCCAAGGCTAATCAGACTTTCGTCTTGTCCTCCCCTGCTAAGACCACTCCAGCTCCTGTTGCTAAGGTCCTTAAAGAGAAGGCAGCTCCCCATTCACATCCCATTAAAGTGGTCATCACAGATGGCTGTGCCCAGAAAGACCAGAAGAAGGAGGCCAATAGGACCAGCGTGGCCCAGGAGAAAGAGCTGACACTGAAGCCGGGCTCCCCGCTGGTCATGACCCACCACATCAGCCTGGTGCCCAGCACCTGCATCGGGGGCTGCGAGGCCGAGATGGCAGCACTGAAGGGCCGCGTGGAGTATCTGGAGAAGGAGATGGTAGCCATGAAGAAAATCT GCACTTCCTGCTCTGCTGGACGCTGTCCCAACAACTGCAGTGACCAAGGCAGATGTGAGGacgggaagtgtgtgtgtaacgccGGCTTCAGCGGCGCAGACTGCAGCTCCTCGGCCTGCCCCTCCAACTGCAACAAGAAAGGGAAGTGTGTgaaggggaagtgtgtgtgtaaccctgGCTTCAGCGGGATGGACTGCAGTAAAG GGAGTGAGAAGAAGACCAAGGTGACCGTTGAAACAGTGACCATGAAGGTGACCCCAGAGAGCAACGCCATCAAAGAGACCACAACTACAACTGTGAAAAAGACAAAGGCAGACAAAACGCTATTCATGAAGAAAACTGAAGCTGACAAGGAGCAGAAAAAGGTGTTGGTGGTGAAGAAGGAGGAGCAAGGGAAAGGGAGTGATGCTAGCCAAACCAAAGCCAAAACAATTGTGAAGACAAGCATCCTGAAAACTGACATCGTCACCAAGGTCACTGCCAAAACCCCAGCACCCTCTAATGGTACTAAGACTGGGAAGACTGTGGTGAAGACTGTTGGCCAAGTATTCCTGAAGCAGTCAGGAAGACGCCCTGAGCAAGCAACCAAAGGCAAAACAGAGGTGAGGAAGATAGATACAAAGGTTAAGGTCACCACCAAACAAGAATCAACTGCTGATAAGTCCTCTCTGAAGAAGGTACAACTCAAAGATCAGCCTATCTTGAATGTAACTCAGACCTCTGTGAAAAAAACGAATGGTTTGACAGAGTTAGTGAAAGGCTCAAAAGCATCTGTGAATGGAACATCCTCAGAGAAGACTGTACTCAAAACGACTAAAGTTGTCAAAACCACAGGAACACAAGCAACCAACAGTACAGTCAAAGTAACAGTCAAGACTGGCTTGGTTAAATTGAAACCTACACTCACTAATGCCACAGCCACTGAAAAGGACAAGAAATTATTTCAAGCCAATGCCACTATAGTTCTCAAGGAAGGGCCAGTTGTGAAGAAAAAGGTGGAAAGTCAGTTGAATGTGACTATTGAAGCCAAGTtgtacacaaaacaaacaaacaagaccaGTTCAAAGTCAGCCAGTAGTGTGGTTACTGTTGTGGTCCAGAACATCACGTCCACTAGTTTTATTCTGACATGGGAAGCCTCCCAGGGCCTGTTCCGTAACTTCACCGTGTCGAGGAGAGAGCTCCCTGCAGGGGTTGAGGACAAAGAAGAGGAGGTGGTTGGAGAGGAGGCCGAGAAGGGCAAATTTGAGAAGCAAGATGTCACTGTCACTGGTAACTTGACTGAGCTCATCAAGCAGAGCACCAACAAAACAGCCTCTTCCACCAAACTCCATGTCAGCTCCACAACCAAAGCTGAGGGAAAGAACGTGCGGAAGTTCACCCAAGTTCTCTCTGGCACTGCCCGCTCTTTCCAGTTCCGGAACCTTCGGCCTCAGACTCActatgccctctctctctttggaacGGCTCCTGGATTCCGGTCCAAAATTTACCGCGTCATTGTCACCACAG GTCCAGAGCCTCCATCTGAAATGGTGTTCACCAACATAACAGAGACCTCTGTTTCGGTGTCATGGACAAAACCAAAGAACACAGTAACAGGCTTCAAGGTCATCTACACAAACACTGCAACTG GGGCGAGTGGCTCCCTGACCATGGACTCCCAGCTGTCCACTGTTGTCATCTCCAAACTCTCCGCTGGTTCCTCTTATGAGATCAGCGTGACCTCCACGCTGGAGTCCAGTGAGAGTGACGCGGTCACAGCCACGGTCATCACAG CACCTGATTCACCCACAAATCTGCAGGCCGTTAATGTAACAGATACCAAAGCACTGTTGGCATGGAAACCTGCACAAGCCAAAGTGGACCGCTACATCCTCAGCTATGGCTCATCCAAAT CGCCCAATGTGACGGTGACGGTAATGCTGTCGGGCAGCACCATGGAGCACCAGTTGCGAGGCTTACACAGAGCCACACTCTACACGGTCAGACTTGTGAGCCAGCTCAACAGCCTCCAGAGCTCTCAAGTCAGCACCACCTTTACCACAGCCagtg gtGTTAAAGTTCAGGCAGTGGCTCCCAGCACTGTCACCTCGCGCTCGGCTCTAATCACATGGAAAGCTCCGCATGTGGCCTTCAAAACCTACAAGCTGACTTACCAGGTCCCGGGACAGGAGGCCAAG GAGGTCCTCCTGAGCCCCACTGTAATCCAGTATGAGTTGACAGGCCTGCTGGCCGGCTCCAACTACTCTGTGAaagtagagggagagaaagagggctcTTATGTCACTGTTGTGTCAACGGAATTCACAACAG GGCCAGGCGCCGTTCGCTTCCCTCATCCCACCGACTGCTCCCAGGTGCAGCTGAACGGCGTGCAGGAGTCAGGCGAGGCAGAGATCTTCCCAGAGGGCCAAGAGGGGGAGGCGGTTTTGGTCTACTGTGACATGGAAACAGAAGGAGGTGGCTGGACG GTCTTCCAGAGAAGAGTTGATGGAAAGACTGACTTCTTCAGAGGCTGGAAGGATTACAGCAAAGGATTCGGTTTCCTCTCTGATGAATTCTGGCTCG GAAATGACCACCTCCACACCCTGACCAGAAGCACTCCCATGAGTCTGCGTGTGGACCTGCATTCAGGAAACGACACCGCATACGCTCACTATGCCAACTTCTCGATCGCCTCGGAGGAGAACAATTATACCATTTATGTGTCTGGTTACTCTGGCAATGCAG GGGATTCCTTGAGGTACCACAGTGGTCGGCCGTTCTCCACCAAGGACAAAGACCCTCATCCACTAAGCATCCACTGTGCCAAGGCCTACATGGGAGGATGGTGGTACAAAAACTGCTACAAGGCTAACCTTAATGGTCTCTATGCCACATTTTCTGAAAACCAG GGAGTGGTCTGGATAGACTGGAAGGGCAAGGACACATCCATCCCATTCACTGAAATGAAGCTCCGCCCAGCCTCCTTCCCCTCAGCAACCCAGGGTTAG